A DNA window from Drosophila miranda strain MSH22 unplaced genomic scaffold, D.miranda_PacBio2.1 Contig_AX_tr1_pilon, whole genome shotgun sequence contains the following coding sequences:
- the LOC117195341 gene encoding E3 ubiquitin-protein ligase UBR1-like translates to MFKEALAKEEIIDVLVEFMLGDNPKSALEKLRLEGNTATVCGKVFKNGEPTYSCRECGMDPTCVLCVNCFKRSAHRFHKYKMSTSGGGGCCDCGDNEAWKKDHYCHLHLDNRKNPLESKIISGAVLERSEICFSSILAFCVNYLEIEPNASLKCLDGEGLELDGAHFCTVLYNDESHTFDQVIQTLTKIAKCRHKEAMEIVAAIDREGRAVVKCDTFKACNELKMAIENQMIPPSGLLSNLRNNQSLRTSVLHINSVACQQFALQLLSWFQEFLVRHYLFRKTFSELVQQKQESFCIRHILECDVKLWKTARTCWHRLLISGMLMEYENKMVLAQEFSRRYATIVEDFINDDHDHAFSIVSLSVQLFTVPSIAHRLIAKEGIFDKLLHTFYYVAIEKFILNRTLHFSKNIASLTFFKRANYILYDLRYLLSLKPDVLSNELRTGFLEGCKALMRVLNVMQGMESITRQTGQHMDYEPEWECAFNLHIKLATTISQVIEWASTDKTLLHKLYKMTVRALVSNNFIVGGEEAEAKSVAGHVANCLIYDVSVRPVSIHLPLTRFYAGIYLHLGSHDLSYDCLVAETEALNIKMTPREIIEPVLCTHAMIAQVAAGMWRRNGYSLLHQLYLYRNVRCRVEMLDRDIVCLQIGASLMESNEFLIHALNKFNLIRWAQSNYESKLAESPLDDEFMRQLSMIDEFLELLIVIIGERWMPGVSLVTEEDRLRKEIIQLLCIKSYSHSELSRALPDTTGGNSDSVFEDVINTVATFKKPVGADRKGVYVLKESLFEEFNVYFYHYTKEDKSKAEELQRERRKAKKELVCCPPPMLPQLTPAFT, encoded by the exons ATGTTCAAAGAAGCCCTGGCCAAGGAGGAGATAATCGATGTTCTGGTCGAGTTCATGCTTGGCGATAACCCAAAATCGGCGCTGGAGAAGCTGCGGCTCGAGGGCAACACCGCTACCGTCTGCGGCAAGGTGTTCAAAAATGGGGAGCCCACCTACAGTTGCCGGGAGTGTGGCATGGATCCCACCTGTGTGCTGTGCGTAAACTGCTTTAAGCGGTCGGCGCATCGCttccacaagtacaaaatgtccacctccggcggcggtggcTGCTGCGATTGTGGGGACAATGAGGCCTGGAAGAAGGATCACTATTGTCATCTGCATTTG GATAATCGAAAGAATCCGCTCGAAAGCAAGATCATCAGTGGGGCCGTTTTGGAGCGCAGCGAGATCTGCTTCAGTTCCATTCTGGCGTTTTGCGTCAACTATCTGGAGATCGAGCCGAACGCCAGTCTGAAGTGCCTCGACGGGGaggggctggagctggatggGGCGCACTTTTGCACGGTGCTGTACAACGACGAGTCGCACACGTTTGACCAGGTCATCCAGACGCTGACAAAGATCGCCAAGTGCCGCCACAAGGAGGCCATGGAGATAGTGGCGGCCATAGACCGCGAGGGCAGGGCCGTGGTCAAGTGCGACACGTTCAAGGCGTGCAACGAGCTGAAGATGGCCATAGAGAACCAGATGATACCACCGAGCGGTCTCCTTAGCAATCTCCGCAACAACCAGTCGCTGCGAACCTCCGTGCTGCACATCAACTCGGTGGCCTGCCAGCAGTTCGCCCTCCAGCTGCTTAGCTGGTTCCAGGAGTTCCTTGTCCGCCACTACCTCTTCCGCAAGACCTTCTCCGAGCTGGtgcagcagaagcaggagtCCTTCTGCATCCGCCACATCCTCGAGTGCGACGTGAAGCTGTGGAAGACCGCTCGCACCTGCTGGCACCGCCTCCTCATCTCGGGCATGCTCATGGAGTACGAGAACAAGATGGTGCTGGCCCAAGAGTTCTCACGCCGCTACGCGACAATCGTAGAGGACTTCATCAACGATGACCACGACCACGCCTTCTCGATAGTCTCTCTCAGTGTGCAGCTCTTCACCGTCCCCAGCATTGCCCATCGCCTGATCGCCAAGGAGGGCATATTCGACAAGCTGCTGCACACATTCTACTACGTGGCCATCGAGAAATTCATCCTCAATCGCACCCTCCACTTCAGCAAGAACATTGCCAGCCTGACCTTCTTCAAGCGAGCCAACTATATTCTGTACGACCTGCGCTATCTGCTCAGCCTCAAGCCAGACGTTCTGAGCAATGAGCTGCGCACTGGATTTCTAGAAGGCTGCAAGGCTCTGATGCGAGTCCTAAATGTGATGCAAGGCATGGAGTCGATTACTCGCCAGACGGGACAGCATATGGACTACGAGCCGGAGTGGGAGTGCGCCTTCAATCTGCACATAAAGCTGGCCACGACCATTTCGCAGGTGATCGAGTGGGCATCCACCGACAAGACGCTGCTGCACAAACTCTACAAGATGACGGTGCGGGCTCTGGTGAGCAACAACTTTATTGTCGGAGGCGAGGAGGCGGAGGCCAAGAGTGTGGCTGGACATGTGGCCAACTGCCTCATATACGATGTCTCGGTGCGGCCGGTGTCCATTCATCTGCCATTGACTCGCTTTTATGCCGGGATCTACCTGCATCTGGGGTCACACGACCTAAGCTACGACTGCCTGGTGGCCGAAACCGAGGCGCTGAACATCAAGATGACGCCGCGCGAGATCATAGAGCCGGTGCTGTGCACCCATGCGATGATTGCCCAGGTGGCCGCCGGAATGTGGCGCCGCAACGGCTACTCTCTGCTCCACCAGCTGTACCTCTACAGAAATGTGCGCTGCCGCGTCGAGATGCTGGACAGGGACATTGTCTGCCTGCAGATTGGTGCCTCTCTTATGGAGAGCAACGAGTTCCTCATCCATGCCCTGAACAAGTTCAATCTGATCAGATGGGCCCAGTCCAACTACGAATCGAAGCTGGCCGAGTCCCCCCTCGACGATGAGTTCATGCGCCAGCTGTCAATGATCGACGAGTTCCTCGAGCtgctcatcgtcatcatcggGGAGCGCTGGATGCCCGGAGTATCGCTCGTGACCGAGGAAGATCGCCTGCGCAAGGAGATAATCCAGCTGCTGTGCATCAAATCCTACTCCCATTCGGAGCTGAGTCGCGCCCTGCCTGACACCACCGGCGGCAACAGTGACAGTGTCTTCGAGGACGTCATCAACACGGTGGCCACGTTCAAGAAGCCCGTGGGTGCCGATCGGAAGGGCGTCTACGTTCTGAAGGAGTCGCTGTTCGAAGAATTCAACGTGTACTTCTATCACTACACCAAGGAGGATAAATCAAAGGCCGAGGAGCTGCAGCGGGAGCGTCGCAAGGCCAAAAAGGAACTGGTCTGCTGTCCGCCCCCCATGCTGCCGCAGTTGACTCCAGCGTTCACGTGA
- the LOC117195340 gene encoding E3 ubiquitin-protein ligase UBR1-like produces the protein MANILQCNVFLSICTLTMDRALDIRSRSFSESHVQKILHLLGFAIQEELSEHYPFLSFYERAQQFGILDKLDELARCPRLEAHRDFVLWTIKRYKDMQAKQAPAAAAGPSGSQKKTAGEEPPLTSEEQARQEKETRAKLAAERRAKIMAQMQSAQKSFMKSNAEMFANSDLEQDSISTGASSSRGAASSMGSTAMDWEDISDESLEDQGAAALVIKQNPACLGPNRAHYQSQENSFKCILCFENCSINQDGPPLVSSAFVQTSRVILTTPSHYKGKCGMHVSCCGHVMHYKCWQEYYSNEESKEQRRLHRNRLALSQGHNVEFHCPYCRALSNTVLPVSEPLVGLIPGGLPGVPPAVSSESYLPLDCFVEIMRTLAGELSAPAGDNTMWQYPSVLRRSNVIGDLAQFERSVQLIAKPQLHATCMEVMTSFNKALQNAMISQQPNAVTEGGVGGEAENPYLVFDTCSYTLESLEIYMYTMRKPLKVEMPMRHQTCTTNLVRACALYSSWAPQRPELASKLLDTIFNQKGTSVLEWDCFRMLVQLSFGVLNLMVRENEHTFLPSGSMFDFYMMQTMFLANVTKAVICFDVEKQLDSRRAKEEAGKAPTELSQLAYVEQLPSKIQENMVAFYRRYNVPARMRQLVQQKESEEKHNQSQSQSQNQEQTVVIPCELQHLALMLEYVQCQMRAFLRCACLFYRCLTDVEFPDTFPTEQPDRFDLMCQYLGLDADMGVYFDMETVYATVMHNFASHPHILRQAEQCSLRYGDPVEVLPCLRPLPELKPLFEDYSDLINSVSDIFCPNNEREEMKTPTMCLICGKVLCGQSYCCQPELGKMSVGPCTHHAHSCGAEVGIFLRIRDCQVVYLGRGKGCYVQPPYLDEYGETDQGLRRGNPLRLSQYAYRRIFMQWLGHKLHEEIARLNDNANVAVRQWHHM, from the exons ATGGCCAACATATTGCAGTGCAATGTGTTCCTCAGCATCTGCACTTTGACTATGGATCGGGCTCTGGACATTCGCAGCCGCTCCTTCTCGGAATCCCATGTGCAGAAG ATTTTACATTTGCTCGGCTTTGCCATCCAAGAGGAACTTAGCGAGCACTACCCATTTCTCAGTTTCTATGAGCGCGCGCAGCAGTTTGGAATCCTCGACAAGTTGGACGAGCTAGCACGCTGCCCAAGG TTGGAGGCACATCGTGACTTTGTGCTTTGGACCATTAAACGGTACAAGGATATGCAGGCCAAGCAggcgccagcagcagcggccgggCCCAGCGGCTCTCAGAAGAAGACTGCGGGCGAAGAGCCGCCGCTGACATCCGAGGAACAGGCACGCCAGGAGAAGGAGACCCGCGCCAAGCTGGCCGCCGAGCGTCGAGCCAAGATTATGGCCCAGATGCAGAGTGCCCAAAAGTCCTTTATGAAGTCGAACGCTGAGATGTTTGCCAACAGCGACCTGGAGCAGGATTCAATCTCAACAGGAGCCTCTAGTAGCCGGGGGGCGGCATCCTCCATGGGCAGCACCGCTATGGATTGGGAGGATATATCGGATGAGAGCCTAGAGGACCAGGGTGCGGCAGCTCTAGTGATAAAGCAGAACCCGGCCTGCCTGGGGCCAAACCGGGCCCACTACCAGTCGCAGGAGAACAGCTTCAAATGCATCCTGTGCTTCGAGAACTGTAGCATCAACCAGGACGGACCACCGCTCGTTAGCTCCGCGTTTGTGCAGACCTCACGCGTGATCCTGACTACACCGAGCCACTACAAGGGCAAGTGCGGCATGCACGTGAGCTGCTGCGGCCACGTGATGCACTACAAGTGCTGGCAGGAGTACTACAGTAACGAGGAGTCTAAGGAGCAGCGTCGCCTCCACCGGAATCGTCTCGCCCTCAGCCAGGGCCACAACGTGGAGTTCCACTGTCCGTATTGCCGGGCCCTCAGCAATACTGTGCTCCCCGTCAGCGAGCCCCTGGTCGGACTTATTCCCGGCGGCCTTCCCGGAGTGCCGCCGGCTGTCAGCTCCGAGAGCTACTTGCCCCTGGACTGCTTCGTGGAGATCATGAGGACTCTTGCTGGGGAGCTATCGGCTCCAGCCGGTGACAACACCATGTGGCAGTATCCGAGCGTTCTGCGCAGGTCCAATGTAATCGGCGATCTGGCTCAGTTCGAGCGTAGTGTGCAGCTGATCGCGAAGCCGCAGCTGCACGCCACTTGTATGGAGGTGATGACCTCCTTCAACAAGGCGCTGCAAAATGCGATGATAAGCCAACAGCCGAACGCTGTCACAGAGGGCGGAGTAGGCGGCGAGGCCGAGAACCCGTACCTGGTGTTTGACACATGCAGCTACACATTGGAGTCCCTTGAGATCTACATGTACACTATGCGGAAGCCGCTCAAGGTGGAGATGCCCATGCGCCATCAGACGTGCACCACGAACCTGGTGCGCGCCTGCGCCCTCTACTCGAGTTGGGCTCCGCAGCGACCCGAACTGGCGTCCAAGCTGCTGGACACCATATTCAACCAGAAGGGAACCAGTGTCCTCGAATGGGACTGCTTTCGCATGCTAGTCCAGCTAAGCTTTGGGGTCCTCAACCTCATGGTGAGGGAGAATG AACACACTTTTCTGCCCAGCGGGAGCATGTTCGATTTCTACATGATGCAGACAATGTTCCTGGCCAATGTCACAAAGGCCGTCATCTGCTTTGACGTTGAGAAACAGCTGGACAGTCGGCGGGCCAAGGAGGAGGCTGGCAAGGCGCCAACTGAGCTCTCTCAGCTAGCATATGTGGAGCAGCTTCCCTCGAAGATCCAGGAGAATATGGTGGCGTTCTATCGTCGCTACAATGTGCCAGCCCGAATGCGCCAGCTGGTGCAGCAAAAGGAGTCGGAGGAGAAGCACaaccagagtcagagccaaaGTCAGAACCAAGAGCAGACTGTGGTAATCCCATGCGAGCTGCAGCACCTGGCCCTGATGCTGGAGTATGTACAGTGTCAGATGAGAGCATTCTTGCGATGCGCCTGCCTCTTCTACCGCTGCCTGACCGATGTTGAGTTCCCCGACACGTTCCCCACAGAACAACCGGATAGATTTGACCTGATGTGCCAGTACCTGGGTCTGGATGCTGACATGGGCGTATATTTCGATATGGAGACAGTCTATGCCACCGTGATGCACAACTTTGCCTCGCATCCGCACATCCTGCGCCAGGCCGAGCAGTGCAGTTTACGCTATGGAGATCCCGTGGAGGTGTTACCATGTCTGCGTCCCCTGCCGGAGCTGAAGCCGCTCTTTGAGGACTACAGCGATCTGATCAACAGCGTATCGGACATTTTCTGTCCCAACAACGAGCGCGAGGAAATGAAGACCCCTACGATGTGCCTGATCTGTGGCAAAGTGCTTTGTGGACAGTCGTACTGCTGTCAGCCAGAGCTGGGAAAGATGTCGGTGGGGCCCTGCACCCATCATGCCCACAGCTGCGGCGCCGAGGTCGGCATATTTCTACGCATACGGGACTGCCAGGTTGTCTATCTAGGCCGTGGCAAGGGCTGCTATGTCCAGCCACCGTATCTGGACGAGTATGGGGAGACGGATCAGGGCCTAAGGCGCGGCAATCCATTGCGCCTCAGCCAGTATGCCTATCGCCGCATCTTTATGCAGTGGTTGGGTCACAAGCTGCACGAGGAAATTGCTCGACTCAATGATAATGCCAACGTGGCTGTAAGGCAATGGCATCACATGTAG
- the LOC117195343 gene encoding E3 ubiquitin-protein ligase UBR1-like gives MDLFDMDDVVVGPPDECSTPLKEWRLKLQAGTLTRNDFIEFFKKESPKYFDYENELDTVKCMFKEALAKEEIIDVLVEFMLGDNPKSALEKLRLEGNTATVCGKVFKNGEPTYSCRECGMDPTCVLCVNCFKRSAHRFHKYKMSTSGGGGCCDCGDNEAWKKDHYCHLHLDNRKNPLESKIISGAVLERSEICFSSILAFCVNYLEIEPNASLNCLDGEGLELDGAHFCTVLYNDESHTFDQVIQTLTKIAKCRHKEAMEIVAAIDREGRAVVKCDTFKACNELKMAIENQMIPPSGLLSNLRRSPSASATSSSAT, from the exons ATGGATCTTTTCGATATGGACGACGTTGTAGTGGGCCCCCCGGACGAGTGCAGCACCCCGCTGAAGGAGTGGCGGCTGAAACTCCAGGCTGGCACACTGACACGCAACGACTTCATCGAGTTCTTCAAGAAGGAGTCGCCCAAGTACTTTGACTACGAGAACGAGCTGGACACAG tgAAATGCATGTTCAAAGAAGCCCTGGCCAAGGAGGAGATAATCGATGTTCTGGTCGAGTTCATGCTTGGCGATAACCCAAAATCGGCGCTGGAGAAGCTGCGGCTCGAGGGCAACACCGCTACCGTCTGCGGCAAGGTGTTCAAAAATGGGGAGCCCACCTACAGTTGCCGGGAGTGTGGCATGGATCCCACCTGTGTGCTGTGCGTAAACTGCTTTAAGCGGTCGGCGCATCGCttccacaagtacaaaatgtccacctccggcggcggtggcTGCTGCGATTGTGGGGACAATGAGGCCTGGAAGAAGGATCACTATTGTCATCTGCATTTG GATAATCGAAAGAATCCGCTCGAAAGCAAGATCATCAGTGGGGCCGTTTTGGAGCGCAGCGAGATCTGCTTCAGTTCCATTCTGGCGTTTTGCGTCAACTATCTGGAGATCGAGCCGAACGCCAGTCTGAACTGCCTCGACGGGGaggggctggagctggatggGGCGCACTTTTGCACGGTGCTGTACAACGACGAGTCGCACACGTTTGACCAGGTCATCCAGACGCTGACAAAGATCGCCAAGTGCCGCCACAAGGAGGCCATGGAGATAGTGGCGGCCATAGACCGCGAGGGCAGGGCCGTGGTCAAGTGCGACACGTTCAAGGCGTGCAACGAGCTGAAGATGGCCATAGAGAACCAGATGATACCACCGAGCGGTCTCCTTAGCAATCTCCGCAGGAGTCCTTCTGCATCCGCCACATCCTCGAGTGCGACGTGA
- the LOC117195344 gene encoding E3 ubiquitin-protein ligase UBR1-like codes for MLPQLTPAFTSMANILQCNVFLSICTLTMDRALDIRSRSFSESHVQKILHLLGFAIQEELSEHYPFLSFYERAQQFGILDKLDELARCPRLEAHRDFVLWTIKRYKDMQAKQAPAAAAGPSGSQKKTAGEEPPLTSEEQARQEKETRAKLAAERRAKIMAQMQSAQKSFMKSNAEMFANSDLEQDSISTGASSSRVAASSMGSTAMDWEDISDESLEDQGAAVLVIKQNPACLGPNRAHYQAQENSFKCILCFENCSINPDGPPLVSSAFVQTSRVILTTPSHYKGKCGMHVSCCGHVMHYKCWQEYYSNEESKEQRRLHRNRLALSQGHNVEFHCPYCRASAILCSPSASPWSDLFPAAFPECRRLSAPRATCPWTASWRS; via the exons ATGCTGCCGCAGTTGACTCCAGCGTTCAC GTCCATGGCCAACATATTGCAGTGCAATGTGTTCCTCAGCATCTGCACTTTGACTATGGATCGGGCTCTGGACATTCGCAGCCGCTCCTTCTCGGAATCCCATGTGCAGAAG ATTTTACATTTGCTCGGCTTTGCCATCCAAGAGGAACTTAGCGAGCACTACCCATTTCTCAGTTTCTATGAGCGCGCGCAGCAGTTTGGAATCCTCGACAAGTTGGACGAGCTAGCACGCTGCCCAAGG TTGGAGGCACATCGTGACTTTGTGCTTTGGACCATTAAACGGTACAAGGATATGCAGGCCAAGCAggcgccagcagcagcggccgggCCCAGCGGCTCTCAGAAGAAGACTGCGGGCGAAGAGCCGCCGCTGACATCCGAGGAACAGGCACGCCAGGAGAAGGAGACCCGCGCCAAGCTGGCCGCCGAGCGTCGAGCCAAGATTATGGCCCAGATGCAGAGTGCCCAAAAGTCCTTTATGAAGTCGAACGCTGAGATGTTTGCCAACAGCGACCTGGAGCAGGATTCAATCTCAACAGGAGCCTCTAGTAGCCGGGTGGCGGCATCCTCCATGGGCAGCACCGCTATGGATTGGGAGGATATATCGGATGAGAGCTTAGAGGACCAGGGTGCGGCAGTTCTAGTGATAAAGCAGAACCCGGCCTGCCTGGGGCCAAACCGGGCCCACTACCAGGCGCAGGAGAACAGCTTCAAATGCATCCTGTGCTTCGAGAACTGTAGCATCAACCCGGACGGACCACCGCTCGTTAGCTCCGCGTTTGTGCAGACCTCACGCGTGATCCTGACTACACCGAGCCACTACAAGGGCAAGTGCGGCATGCACGTGAGCTGCTGCGGCCACGTGATGCACTACAAGTGCTGGCAGGAGTACTACAGTAACGAGGAGTCTAAGGAGCAGCGTCGCCTCCACCGGAATCGTCTCGCCCTCAGCCAGGGCCACAACGTGGAGTTCCACTGTCCGTATTGCCGGGCCTCAGCAATACTGTGCTCCCCGTCAGCGAGCCCCTGGTCGGACTTATTCCCGGCGGCCTTCCCGGAGTGCCGCCGGCTGTCAGCTCCGAGAGCTACTTGCCCCTGGACTGCTTCGTGGAGATCATGA